The nucleotide window GCAAGGCTATCTGCTAGTGGAGTTTTTGAAAGGTAAGATTTAAGGCTCTCAATTTTTTGCTGTTTATCAGCTTTTTCTACTCCTATTTCATCAAAAAATTTCGATATATAAGTCTCTATCTGGGAATCGCCAAAGCCTACGATCTCAAACTCTTGTGTTGAATTAAATTCAATAGTATTCGCAGACCTTGAGGTTACTAAAATATTTGGAAATAGTTTTTTTAAATCTTCAAATGCTTTAAACAGGTGCCTTCCCTTACTCTTTGCTTCTGAAGGAAGCCCATCGTATCCTTCTAAAATAAGTAGAGACTCTTTTAAAAACTCGCTATCATTAAGAAGATGTTGAAAGTCAATTCCTAAGTTAGGATATTCCCTTTGTAAAAGTTCGCTTGCTTTATAAACATGACCTGGGATCTTAGGGTAAAAATGCTTATTAAGGTTTCTAAGTGGTAAGCAAAAAACTATCTTAAATTTTGTCCAGCACTCCCCTTTTGACCAAAGAGAAAGCATATGATTAACAAAAGTTGTTTTGCCAATACCTGCAGATCCAAAGACGACCGGTCTTTCACCTTTTTCAAGTAACTCTTCAGAAAAGATCTCAGCGGGATCAAGCTCTTTTTTAAATATGGTTCCATGATCGGTAGGGCGGGGGTCTCTATATTCGCTCAAGGTTTTTCTATGGCTTGCTTCTCTTTCTTTTTTCTCTTGATCATCAATCATTGCAATTTTGACATAAAGATTATCTACAGGAACCTTGAGTTCCCATTCCCCTTTCTTTGAAAAAGTAAAAATAGAAAGCATTGCGTTTGTTTTATACATTTCCTTAATTAGAGGAAAAACCTCACCTTTGGCAAATTTATAGATCTTTTCTCGGTCCTTTTTAGCCTTTATAAGGCGTTGAACACTTTTCGGTGTGTCGTCATCCGAATTCTGAAAAGATATGTTCATTAATCGATTAACATCTTTAGGTACAACACATTCCTCAAGCTCTTCTCTTTTTTGATCATAAAAATTAAGATTTCCACAGTCCGAAGGATACTTACTTGCGGAGTTCTCCCAAAGGTTGTTTAGTTGCTTTCTATATTTTTCAGGAGGAAGCCCCAACAGTTCAATGAATAGCGTCTGGAAATGTTTAAGATATCCCCCACTCCGCCAATCTCTAACAGTAATAAACCTTTTGAAGCCAGTAGGTAGGGAAGTTTCATGGCTGCCACTTAAAATAATGGGAAAAATCCGTGTTAAACCTTCTTTGTAATCTTTTTCTCGTTTATTTTGGACGTGATTGAATTCTGTACAGACAGCTGATGTTCCTCTACTATGCTTTATCCGAAGAGACTCTGAGGCAAACAAAAGAACATAGCTACTCGATTCTGTCTTTTCCATAAACTTATTGATATCTGCTCCCATCCGGTTAGAAACAATATCAAAACGAACATCCGGAAATCCTGCTTTTTTAAGAGCTTTTTGCAGACTCTCTAAAAAGGGTTGTATCCATTTTTCCTTGCTTCGTTTCTCATCGGTGGGCCAAGCATACATGAAGTAGATCGTTTCATTAACAGATTTTTTAAAGAATTTTTTAAGTGCTTTTAGATAGCTCTTAAAAGCTTGGCTTGCATGTAAGTCTTTCTGTTCGAGCTGAAAAAGCTCTGTGCTTTTTTCATGATATTTTGATAAAAAATTATCTGCTCTATCTCTTTTTTCTGCTTCTGTTTGAGTGAGTTTGGTTTTTATTTTATGATACTTCTCCTTGATAACTTTAAAAAGATCTGACAAAATTTTGAGCGCAATATTATTTCCAGAAGAGGGAAATGTTCCTTTGTTTAAAATATTCATGGAGATGTATCTGATTCTATAGATAATCCCGCCTTTAAGAAAGCGGTTTCCTTTAATATAGAGTTCAATGTTTTCAATAAGCTTACATTCTTCTTCCTGGACTTTTTTTAAACGAGCTAAAGCATAGTTACGAATATCCTCATTATTACCAAACACACTTATTACAGTTTTTTTAAGCTTCTTAAAATTTGTAGGTTCAAGGCGGAAAGAAACCTCATGATCAGGCATGATTTTCACGGTCATTTCTTATTTCTCCTTAATAAGCCTTAGTAGTTTTCTAACTAAACCAAAACGATATTCATCTTCAGGAGTATAAATCCCACGCTCTATGAATCTCTCCTTAGAAGCCTCAGCATCCTTCTTTGCAGCATCCATATTTTGTAGTTCAAAGTTGGCAAAGCCACGTCGATAAAGAAGGGTCACATGTCTGGGGCGATTTTTTAGCCCAAGATCATAACACTCAAAGGCCTCTTGATATTTTTCCATATCTTGAAGGATAATGCCGCGGAATAGATGGGTAACAGCTGGGATTTTTTTAGGATCTGTTTCTTCTGTAGCGAAAAGAAGTAATGCTTCCTTTAATTTATTTTGAAATATTTCTTTATTTTTGCTAGTTTTTTTACTTACGTCATACTCAGCTCTAGCAAGCAGATAGATAGCGCGACCATAATCTCTTTTAATATCATTGTTTTTCCATTTATTGAACATCTCAAGTGCCTTTTCCCGACCGTGTTTTATGACTAGGTTCTTATTAGGCTGACAAAATATCCAGTCTTGTACGCTAAGTTCGTGTGCTTTTTTATGCTTTTCAAGGGCTTGGCGGTGCTTTTCAATAGCCTCTTCCTCTCTTCCTTCCCAGAATAGCCACTCCCCCCAATTATTGAGCAATGCTCCATAGTTGCTCCAAAGCGATGCTACCCGGGGCAATCCTAATTCTTCGTCTAAGGAATTTAAGTAATTTTTTTCAGAGTTTTTTAGGTCCTCCTCTTTTTTCCATATCGAACGATCGATTTTTGCTTTAAGTGAAAACATGCTGGCTCGAATTCTTGGGAGCTGTAAATCTGTTTTTAATTGCTGTTGTTGATAGCTCTCCATTAAAGCAAGCACTTCATCTGCACATTGTCTGGCCTTATCAAATTCTCTTTTCTTATAATTAATCAAAACATCTTGAATACCGCTGATGATTTTTAGCTGGGCTATTTGATCTTGAACAATTTGTGTCCAATGGCTTGCAGCAGGGCTGTCCTTATGCCTTTCAAAGCTACTAAACCATTCTTGCCTCCGGCTGATTTTAGCAACTAGCTCTTGCTTTTTAAGCATGTGATCAGCAATTTCTTCCTTTTCTGCTGGATCATAAAGGTAAAGGCGAGTAGGAATGATATCTTCACAAGAAGAAATGAGTTCTTTTTTCTGATTAGAAAGAAAAACATCAAGTTCTTCTAACCTTATGGGGAACTCTGGATCTAAGGCTAGAGAAAAAAGTTCGGGGTAAGTTTTTAGGAGTCTCGCAAGATGGTTTTTAAACTCCCAAGCAGGCATATCTCCTTGAACCTTAAGGAAGCCTTCTTCTATTTTAAAGTTTAGAAGCCTTTGCATCTCGCTGTTTGCAATCCCAAGCTTGGTTTCTAACTCCTTTAAAAACTGAGGGTTTTCCTTGATCTTTTTATTGACCTGTTCTAGCCAGGCAATTGTGGCATCAGAAAAGTGTCTTAAGCTTATCTCATTATTCTTAGCTTCAGTTACATTATAACATGCAATATGCTTAACCAAGTATTGTTCTAAATCAGACAAATGTCCTGTTTCGGGAAATTTACACATGTTTTTTCTTGCTAAATCAAAAAACTCAGGGTATCGCCTTCCCATTTTTTCAATTTGGGGCCAACTCATTACTTTATAGACTCGCTTAGGCATTCCTTTTTTAGAATCAAATTGAGCGAGCTGTGCATTTTGGCTATGGGTCTTTAGAACATACTCGGCAGATGGCATGACTTTTTTAATAGCCCAAAATTTGAGTCTATCCATGCTAGAAAAAGATCCAGGGCTTAAATTAGGAACAATATGGAACAAGTCTCCAGTCTGAGTATTACAGGTGTTTACGATGTTTGGAAGAGAGAGGTAGTTTGTAAAGTCTAATCGATCCTCATCGAGCCGGGCCATTGATACCATGTGGTGCCCTTCGAAGTAGTTTTCAAGCATCTGCTGGGCTCCGGGGGTGTCTAGTGTCATAGAATAAACATCTTCATGTCCTTTAGAGACACATAGCGAAGCTGTGAGCTGAGCAAGCCATCCTCCTAAAGAGTGCCCAACAATTCCCAAGCGATATTTTTTTGCTTCAGCGCTATCAAGCACTCTTCTTGTAAAACGGACTGCAGATAACTGTTGAGCTTCAACAACACCCCCTACTACCCCAATGACATCCGTTTGTAAGTCTCTAAAATAGGCATCTGTACCTCGGTGTGCCAATATAATGTGTCCTGTCTTATCGTTTACAAACGCGACTCCAAAGTAACCATCTTCTTTAACAGAATCTTCGTAATCAAGAATCTTCCAGTCTGTGGGTAAAGTGCATTTTTTGACTGGCATTCCCAGATCTAGTTGAAGCAAACCATCCCATGCAGTTGGTTCAAGACCAAGTGCATGCTTATTACTATAGGAAAGGCTACAAAATTTTG belongs to Candidatus Neptunochlamydia vexilliferae and includes:
- a CDS encoding lipase family protein; protein product: MLAIKFFKQMKTETLLGIWNDPLPSHFKNCIFKKETSFSLSNRRYVSTLGRSGQSQRSQDKKEKKLPFFISMLGGAVLLGSGVAYASSEEHEPTISNQDIQKKLEKSGTVLDFSDCTVSDGDLVKLSNWLKLKQHQFLRVNWGRALPTNNTALTSIEESLRSNQEAFEERPTPYLCAKFCSLSYSNKHALGLEPTAWDGLLQLDLGMPVKKCTLPTDWKILDYEDSVKEDGYFGVAFVNDKTGHIILAHRGTDAYFRDLQTDVIGVVGGVVEAQQLSAVRFTRRVLDSAEAKKYRLGIVGHSLGGWLAQLTASLCVSKGHEDVYSMTLDTPGAQQMLENYFEGHHMVSMARLDEDRLDFTNYLSLPNIVNTCNTQTGDLFHIVPNLSPGSFSSMDRLKFWAIKKVMPSAEYVLKTHSQNAQLAQFDSKKGMPKRVYKVMSWPQIEKMGRRYPEFFDLARKNMCKFPETGHLSDLEQYLVKHIACYNVTEAKNNEISLRHFSDATIAWLEQVNKKIKENPQFLKELETKLGIANSEMQRLLNFKIEEGFLKVQGDMPAWEFKNHLARLLKTYPELFSLALDPEFPIRLEELDVFLSNQKKELISSCEDIIPTRLYLYDPAEKEEIADHMLKKQELVAKISRRQEWFSSFERHKDSPAASHWTQIVQDQIAQLKIISGIQDVLINYKKREFDKARQCADEVLALMESYQQQQLKTDLQLPRIRASMFSLKAKIDRSIWKKEEDLKNSEKNYLNSLDEELGLPRVASLWSNYGALLNNWGEWLFWEGREEEAIEKHRQALEKHKKAHELSVQDWIFCQPNKNLVIKHGREKALEMFNKWKNNDIKRDYGRAIYLLARAEYDVSKKTSKNKEIFQNKLKEALLLFATEETDPKKIPAVTHLFRGIILQDMEKYQEAFECYDLGLKNRPRHVTLLYRRGFANFELQNMDAAKKDAEASKERFIERGIYTPEDEYRFGLVRKLLRLIKEK